The nucleotide sequence GCGTGGCCTCGGGCagaccctcatctcccatctccATCTTCCTGACTCTCCCCAGCTCCTCCATGGGGCACACCCACAGCCTGCAGAGCAACTTCAGGGCCCCCAACTTACAGAGGGGCGCTGAGGGGGCAGCAGCGGGGTGCTGGGTCCTGGGGGCCAACACAGCAGGAAACATCTCACAGGTGACCAGCTCTCGGCTTGGAAACACCCAAGGCCGTGTCCCTTAGGACCGGACTGGCAAGTGGCTTCCCTTCAAATGCCACCCCCCCCTTTGCCCATCATAGCCCCTCTGTCCTTCCCACTTCCCGACAGTCCTGCCTTTATTCCAGTGAGGCCGGTCTGGTGCCCCCGTGCCTCCACCTTTGTGGTTTTTAAATCTAGACCACCCTGCATCTCAAatacaggacacacacacacacacacacacacacacacacttcttaaaAACTAATTTGAGCCTGAAGAACAGTTCGCTGTTCAAAGGATGGTAAACTTTATTATTTGTGCCGTAGGCAGTGTCCCCAtcctggggctggggctcccGCTGTCCTGACTCAGAAGCTCAGGCAAAGAACGGTCCCTCTTCTACCCCTAGATTACCCCCAAGCCCAATAGGCAGGTGTCTGGCCTGCTCAGGTTGGTTCTCCCTCTGGGATCCAGTGAAAGGGGTAGTGGCGCAAAAGAATCCCAAATGCCACCGTTTGGGGCCCTTTGGCTTTCCAATCAAACATTCAAGCACCAGCGCACCACCCTTGGAGCTCACATTCCTTTTATTTGGACCACCACATGGTGTTGGGgttcctcacaacagccctgtgaggtagggagCACCCCATTCACTGCGGAGAAGCACAGGGGCAGCCCCAGGTCCCCCGGGGGCAGAGGGGCTCCTGACAGTACAGAACCTAGACCAAGGGGGGCTAGCTGTCCCACCACCCAGACTTCGCCTTCACGGCCCAGCGCACCCGCAGGGGCCACCAGAGCCAGAGTCAGGCGGGCGGAGGACACGGCCAGGCCGGGCCTCACTTCTCGGTGAGCATGCGTGCAAACTCCTCGTAGTTCACCTTCCCGTCCTGGTCCACGTCCGCCTCCTTGATCATGGCCTCCAGCTCCTCCTGGGAGAGCTTCTCCCCCACCTGGACCATGGCCTTCTTGAGCTCGTCCACGGTGATGTATCCGTCACCGTCCAGGTCGAAGGCGCGGAAGACGTGCTTCATGTCCTGCTCGCCGCCCCAGGACTTCATCCTCTTGACCATCTCCGCCAGGAACTCTTGGAAGCTGATGGCACCGTCGCCGTCGGTGTCCACTCGGGCGATGATGTCCTTCAGCTCTGCCTCTGACGGGTTCTGGCCCAGGGTCCGCATGACGTCGCCCAGCTCCTGCACGTTGATGGTACCGTCCCCATCCTTGTCAAACCGGTTGAAGGCTGCCTTGAAGTCGGCCACCTGCTCTTTAGACAGCTCCTCCGCCATGTTACTTGCTGCCAACCAGCTCGAAGGGCTCCTGTCAGAGCTGGGGACCAGCAGCTGGGATGAGGCTGCGTCGGTGTGAGAGCAGAGCTCAGGTGGCAGCCTTGCCATGGGGTGGGAACCCCTCCTTTTCTACGGTCGGAGGGAGGAGACAGGCTCCCCACCCATCCCACATCCTCAGGCGAAATCCTCCTCCAGAGAGGGACACACCAGCTGCAGACAAGAAATGCAGGAAGTGGCAGGGCCCGCCCTGGAGAGGCtggagggagaggctggagggagaggctggggtccctcggGGCTGCCAGCCTCTCCTGGCCCGGAGAGACCACGCTGACTCAGACAGAAGCCTTTTGCCAGGGGACTTTCACAGAGAGGGTGCCTGGCCAAGCTGTAGGCTCAGGATGGCTTCCCCAATTTACAGAGCCTGAGGCTGGGAAGAGGAAGTGAACCTCCTTTAGGGGACACAGCATACCCTAGAGGAGTGGACGTGCTGTGTCTGGTGTCCTGTTCCCCTCTCTCGGTGCTGCTGTTCAGCTCTTCTCCCAAGGGTGGGGCTGGTCGGGGGCAGATGTTAGTAGAATTGAGTGGAATTCTACCAGGGTGGGACCGTGGGTGTCGTCAAATTCCCAGTCCAGGGCCATCAACAGATCTATAAATGGAGGAGGCGGCCCACTGcctataccctgtttccctgaaaataagacctagccagaccatcaactctaatgcatctgttggagcaaaaattaatataagacccggtcttattttactataatataagactgggtcttatataatgttatataagaccgggtcttatattgctttttgcttcaaaagacgcattagagctgttggtctggctaggtctcattttcggggaaacacggtagcttcaAGAAAGCAAGTAGCTGGTAGCATCCAGAACCTGGCTCACAGGTGGTGCTGAGAATTGTTAATTAAATGACTGTTCGAAGTGTGACTTCAGAGGTGACGAAAAACCTTCCTGTCCCCACAGACTCTTCCTGTAGCTTGATTCCTCCAATTCTACTTTAAGTCCAAGGTTCTTGGTGCAGAATTGGGGAAGGAGAGATTGTTTACATACACAGAGCTGCAGGGAGACTGGAGAGCACTGGATGGCCTGAGCAGGCCAGTCCCTGAAGATCCTAGGGGGTAGAAGGACCTAGAAAGGGTGGCTGTAACTGCGAACATGGCACAGCTTGCGGGTTTGCTGACAGTCAACCCTAAGCCCAGAAACCCAGTCTGGGAACCCCCCCAGCCCACAGTCTTATCTGTTCTCTGGAAGGAAATCATCTCTACCCACCGCTCTGAGTAGCAGAGTTTAGACCAAGAGCTCAGCCCTTGGGGACTGTCCACAACTCCATAGCTAGTAAGACCCAAAGCAGTGAGGGGACATTTGCCTTGGAGTCTGCACGGTGACTTTCTTGAGCAAATCTCATCTTGGATCCCTATAAATTCCCACGACAGCCCCCACCTTTGCCTGTATGTAAGGAAAaactcctttcccctcctcctgaGAAACATGATAAATTCCATCTCTCTCTGGTTCAGCCCATCAAACAAACAGGTTGAGGATTCTCTCCTTCCTCAAAGGACAGCCAGGCAAGCACCTCCCAGCGCGCGGGGCACTGCACACCCACCCCCAGTCCACCCGAGTCCAGGGGACCCAGATGGAGAAAAAGACTAAGGGAAATGCTCCACTTGTCCAGCTCCTTTTATGAAGACATTGTGAAGAAGCATTGCTAGTTCATCTTTATGCTGGAATAGTAAAGAGGCCTCAATACATAATTGAGCAATTAATTTCTCAATGAAACTGACAACCAGTATCGGTAGATCATGTGGGTCCACCTGCTTGGGAAGCCACAAGGGAAGGGCGGGGTGCCTACAAACAGGAGCAACCCagcttctttattatttttttaagaatatttgaagatatacatctgtattttaaatttccttttcttctcatcttaTTAGCAGGACTTATGATTAAAAATCCAAGATGCTTATTACCTTCCCTTGTGTAAGTCATCAACAACGGAGAACTTTCCAGACACTATCAGCAGACTTGGGCTCTTGGTTCTGGCGCCATCACTGATTTGGGAACTTAACTTGTGTCTCAatatcttcatctataaaatagggtaGTACATCCACCATATCTGATCCGGGCACTTAGGATCAAAGGTCAAAGGACTTTGATCAACGGCAGGTGTTATTAGTCTATGACAAATCTCATGTTCAGTAGCAAGCTGGTTCCGGGTGACGTAAACCAACATTCCGAAAAAATATCCGCCTTAAGGGGGACCTTGCTTGTCTGCCCGGAAGTTTGAGTCACATCAAACAGTGCGAGGCTCTGAACACTAGTCAGCTTTTGGGCATCAGCCCTTAACAGATGCAGAGGCTTCTCTGTAGAAAGAGCATCTAGCCAAGAGTTATCACTGGACAGGACGGTGACAATTACTCATGTGACTCTCATTGTGTCCATGTAGAAAGGGGGTCTCCAGGAGGTAATGTCCTATGCCCAAAGCCACCCAGAATTTGGGGAGAGAGCCAGACTTCTGGCTGCCTACGTCTCCATCCTCAGCCCGCCATTTTGGGTCCTACTTCCTCTCCACTCAGTGCCTTCTCTTTTCAGAGCAGGAGTCAACACTGAAATCATTTCTTCATGCTTTCCCACCTGCCCAGCCTCCTGCCTAAGTGGGCGATCAGTCGGCTGCCCGGGGCCGGCATCAGGGATCGCCGTTCTGAGTGACCAACAGTGCAGGGCATCTAATGGCCAAAGTTGGGGCTGGGAAAGGGGGAACAATGTGGCATAAGCTTGATGGagcccctttcttcctctgcttgTCTAATTCACAGCAGTCTGGGTGCAGCCCAGCCCAACTCTTTGGAGGAAGTGGGACAGAAGTAGAAACGCCTCATGCTCATGGTGTCTTCATAGCTAAAGTGCATCCACACGCTGCACCTCCTGTGAGGCTCCCTGTGTGTGATGGGAgcgatggggggtgggggtggggtggggggtgccctACCAAGGAGCCTGAGGCTGGGGAGACTGTCACTTGCTCAGCACCCCACAGCTGAGTCTCATGGGGCCACATAAGAAGCATGAACAGGTGCCGAGAGGCACAGAATAACTTCACCTGATGGGAGTCACATTTGCTGAAGAAGGAGAACCTGGAATCAGTGAGGAGAAGGATGTGGTTTGGTAGACGGGAGAAGTGGGCAGGTTTGCTAGGAAAAATATGACGGGCCAGCCGTCACAGAATCGAACGCGGTCCCTGAACGGGGGGTGAGGATgaatgagaaacacaaatgtgTGCGGGAGGACTGGAGCTCCAAAGCGTCACCAGCCCCGAGTTTATTGTGCTCATGCCTTATATACCAGTAATCTCAGGGTTGCAAAGCAAATTCCATGAAAACCACTTTGTGCAACAAATTAGACATACTTTGTGCAACAAATTAGACATACCTATCAGCACATCCTGTTCTGCCGACACACATAAGAACATCTTGAACTCCCCTGTCCTTGACCCATTGTTCCTCCAGAGAGGGAGCATGATATGCTTGCAAGCTTCCTTGCAATCGGCctcccacatctccccctttttgtttttataaaagcagTGTCCTCCTCCCTGAGGAGGCCTGGTGACAGCGCCTGTCTTAGGTGTCCCCCTGTTGTTGCTGACGTACCCGTCATCGGGATTCCCATTTGTGTCATGGGGTCCCTGTCTTAGGTGGACTGCACGCGAGGTGGTGACAACCCGTCGTTGGCTGACCTGCCCCTTCAAACCTGCTGAATCGGGGCTGTAGATTTCAGTCCCATCATGTGGAGATCAGTGGCGACCGTTAGAATAGCACGCCTCCCAAATCGAAAAACAATGGGCAAGAGACAAAGGACAATGCAGGCGCCTATTATGGCAGCTCCTAATGAGATAAGTAAGTGAGGCAAATTATTCAATCCCCACGGAGAGAAGGCTTGTCGGAGGTTGTCAAGGATGTCCTGTGCTACCTGTGCAGGGTTAAAATCTAAGGGCGTAGCGGAGGTAAGTGCCATTATCTCTTTGTGTAGTTGCAATAACTCCACAGTATCATTATTTTGTAACCAAAGTCCTTGTAGATGCTTCTTAACCTTTTCCCAGGATATCTGACTCTCATTATATGTTGTGTTAATTAGGCAGGTATCCTGGTAAGTGGCATGACAACGAAgggtatttcttaattttaaaccTTGGACCTCTTCGCCCAAATACATCACCATGTCATACAATGCATTGACCTTTTATTCTAATTTCTTATCTATGGATTCCTGTGTCATAAAGTTTCGGACACATTGTAGGAAAGTGAATTGACATAGGAGGCGGTTTGTACCTCTTGTGTTAGGGCCACAGCGGCCACAGAGGTAGCCGCGATTAGGGTAATCAAGGTGGTAATGCCAGCTATAATAAGGCCAACGGCTCTCTTAGATTTCTGGAGCGCCTTGTTGATTTCCTCTAGCACTTGTAGTCCCTTATCATCAAACCAAGGGCCACTATGTTTTACTGGTATCATGACAAAAGGGGGCTGACGCAGCAGCACCACAGAATGTTTTTCTGTGACATTAGAAACACAAGCACTCAGTAAGCAATCAAAGCAGGAGACATTATAAGTCCTATTATCACTATTAAAGGCAACAGACACGTTCCCTATAAGCAGCGCAAATGGAGAAGCGACGCAGGTGGATACATAAGTTTCTGTACCAGTCTGATTAAGCAACTTGACTTCCCCCATGGCGGGGCGGGGCCCCGATCTTCCACCACTTTGTCTGGGGGAATCCCGAAGATGAGTACCAGAGTCCCATAGACAGTCCTTTAGATGAGTCCGGGGGGGTTCCATAAAAACTGTTTATGCCATGCGACCAATCCACAATGTACCTAGATGAACCTATGATATTGTACTGCTGCGTGGTGTTTCCCTTACATGTCTTCCAGTAGATGGTCTTATCACTCTTACAATATTCCGTTTGGCACGTGGGGAAGTCTGAAGGGCTGGTACCATTGGGGCGTCCAGCAATCTGGATGGCGGCTGCGGGTCTCCATATTGTTACACACTGGTCCTTGCCACACAGAGTTCCTGTCGTTAGCCAAACACACCCGTAGGTCGCATTATTGCGGCTAAGGCACATAGGAGTCCCAGAGCCGAGACCAGTGTAATTGAAAACTGTCCCATTGTCTTTGGCACCCGGTAGAGCCGGCAAGCCAAGAGCATGGGTGTCGTTCACATACACCTGTATTTCAGGAGATTCCCAGCTTACAGGATGCAGTAGGGGAGGATCAGGAACATAAGCCCAATATGTCTTATTAGCACTTTCACTAAGGACTAGGGTCCCCAGGAGCAGCAACAGGGTCAGCATATCTCACCAGTCTCTCAGGAAGCCACCGCGGTCCAGAGGCGTCCtgtggaaaaatacacacatgtCCTCgtccccatatgaggactggatcggGACCATGCCAGGTCCCTGTTAACGGGTTTCTCCATCGTACAAGAGCATAGGTATTTTGAGTGGTGGGATGCCAGAATCTGTCTGCAGCACTCTTGCCATACTTATCCAAAgttaaaaaattgagaataaaaaGAGCATGATGAAGATAATTTTGGGGGGGTCAAGGGATAaagctcccccttttttatttttagtaagcAAGTCTTAAGGGTGCTATGCATGCATTCCACTACCCCTTGTCCTTGAGGGTTATAAGGAATGCCAGTGATATGGGTAATATGAAACTGAGCGCAGAAGGTTGTGAACTCCTTCCTAGTATAGCCAGAGCCattgtcagtttttatttgtcGTGGAACGCCTGTTTGGGAGAACATAGTCAAACAATGACGGATGACATGAGCCGTGCGTTCCCCTTGCTGGGCTATAGCCACAATGTAGCCGGAAACAGTATCCACACTGAcatgaacatatttaaatttaccAAATTCAGGGATATGAGTAACATCCATTTGCCACAGATCGCCGGGGCGTAAACCTCTAGGATTTACACCGAGTTGAGGAACAGGAAGATGCTGTGGACATGTGGAGCATTGTTTAACAATCTGTCGGGCAGCTTCCCGTGGAATATGGAATTGCAATCGTAAACTAGTAGCATTTTGATGATGTAAGCGATGAGATTGGGCAGCCAATTCAATTTGGGAGAGGCCGATGAATTTTGTGGCTTCATCCGCTTGGGCGTTCCCTAGAGATAGGGGCCCAGGGAGGCCAGAATGAGCTCTAATATGGCCTGCATAGCACTTGTATTTACGAGCCTGAATCTCTGTTTGAAGTTGTTTGAATAAGGATAAAATTGTTGGGTTTGAGGTCCTGATGAAAGGCACAGTCTCCAGGTAAGCTAAAGCACGTACAATGTATTGACTGTCAGAGATGAGGTTGAACGCAGTGTCAGCAAAATCCTGGAACGCCATTAAGGCGGCTCATAATTTGATAATTTGAGCCGATGCAGGGGAGACATGTAAAGTTCGAGACTTGTCTTTGGATATATAGACTGCCGTGCCATTGTTCTGTATAACATCTCTTCCCCATAGATTTACAGGCAATCCTGGCACGATGTAGGGCTGAAATGTACCTGAATGGCCTTCCTCATCCTGCCATGTTAATAAATCACTGCTCTGATTCGGAGATTGTGATTGTCCAATCCCCCGCAATTCTGTGGCAGTCGCCTGCATAAGCCAACTATGCGGCCAATGATCTGCAGCTATGCAGGATACATCGGCCCCTGTATCCAGAATGCCtgggaatgttttatttttgactCTTAACTTTAAAGTTGGTCGTTTTTTGGTTATCTCCTGTATCCAATAAACATCTGAGGATCCAAATCCCTTATTCCCTCGAGGTCCGGACAGAGCAGTCCTACCCACCTCAATACGGGGCAGCAAAATTAACTGGGCTATCCTGGTGCCTGCAGGAATGGTGGAGATGCTCGAGGGGCATTGAGTCATGACTTTAAGTTCTCCACTGTAATCTTCGTCTATCACCCCAGGGGATATATGGATACCTTTTATAGTTGTGCTACTTTTTCCTAAAATAAGGCCCATCGTCCCTATTGGCAGTGGTCCATATACACCTGTGGGCAACGCTTGTATCTCCATTTCTGGTGTTAATACTGCGTAGGCGGAGGAACTGAGGTCCAGTCCTGCGCTGTCTGAGGTTGCCCGGAACAGTTGCTGAACGGATTTGTGGCTAGCAGGGCCTTTTCCGGCTGAATCTGATCCTGCTCCGGTACCTGCAGGGCCCCATAGCATTGTTGtttcggggcctggggctggccccgcACCCAGTTTCCCGGCAAGGGGTTCCCATCTTTATCTCTTTTGGATTTGCATTCGTTTGCCCAATGTTTACCTTTTTTACACTTGGGACACAGGGAAGGCCCATTATTTCCCCCTTGTGACTGTTGTCCCTGAGGACATTGACGGGCCTTGTGTCCCAGTTTGTCACAAGTGAAGCAGGCCCCGTTCCCCTGACCACGATATCCAGCATTCATTTTTGTCTGTTGGTACATAATCTCCTTAATAGGTCTTCCTTGTATAACCGCTGCTTGGACTATGCCCTGGGTATAAGACGGACCAATGTCTGAACTGAAAGAGAACCTTTCTTTCTAAAAGGCCTGCTTGCCGTCTGACATGTGGAGTTAGCATTTTTATAGGCTAGCTGGGTGACCAATGGCTGGGTAGCTGCTGAGTCCCCAAAAGTTCTTTCAGCTGCCTCCAGCAGACGGGATACAAATTCTTGGAAAGGTTCATCAGGTCCCTGCCTAACTTTGGACAGATGTTCTGTCTTCCGGGAGGTCTCTTTTTTTGCAGCGTTTGTGATCTGCGCATAGGCCCCTACCTGGTATGCAAGCTGAGCAGGCAGGTCTGTATGTTGACCTTCGCCTGCtaacatatcaaaattaattgGTATCTGCTGTTGGAAATTAATCTGTGCTGTTTTCTTACAATTCTCATAAAACTCTGACTTCCAAAGTAGGTAGTCTCCAGTTAAGCAAGCATGAGCCCATCCTCGGGCGGAAGGGCTTCCGTGGACATAGTGTCCAAGATAGTAATTGTGAAAGGAGCTGTAGGACCATACTTATTACATGCCTCTTTCAATTCCTTTAATTGCTTACAGTGGAATGGCTGCCACTCCCTAATCACTCCTCCGTTACCATCCGGCCTTTCAAACACTGGGAAGGTAAAAAAATCACTTGTATCTTGCCCTGCATTCCTAGCCGCCTGTACAACCGACTGCAGTGGAGAAACACGCATCGTTAAAGAACTGGGAGCCGTGGGAGTTAAATTTACTAGAGGTGGCTCCCACACCGGAGGAGGTGGTTTTTGACAGGCATTCCAAGGCGGGGGATCCATCCCAGCCATCTGAACCGGAGTACAAGAACTTTCTTTCCAAAGAGGGTCCTTCTGAGGGACTCTCCAAGGGTCTGGCCGTGCTGGAGTTTCTACTGTTGCCATGAGGCAGGCCAAAGCACCCTGTACCTGCTTGAGTTGATCTGCAAAAGATTGTAACGTgggctctgttttcttttctattttaggtTCTTTCATTAAGGCTATTAAGGGAGGATATTTGTCCCTTTCATATTCTATCGCCTCTTTATCTAGGGCGGCTTGGGAGGTGGGATCAAGCCACTCATGGATGGCTCACCATCCTCCTCCCCATGGGGCTTATGACACAGCGGCTCTGGAGGGGACTCTTTCAGACCTTCAATTCCCCATTCGGAGGCGGATCTAATTACTTCCTCCTTCTGTGTCTCCGGTTTAGCAAGGGACGTATCTTCCTCCTCCCAATTTTTTAAGGTTTCAATTTTGAACTGTTCGTGCCGCAAATCAAGACAATCTCGGATCAAGGTCCAAAGACCAAAAGTTTCTACCGGGACCTTCAGCGGCCCGTGGACTGTATAATAATCCTGCAACCTCTCTCCTACCTTAACCCACGTCTGTATATTAACAGTCCCTCCCTCAGGAAACCATGGACAAACCGTCTCTACGAATGCCAGGAAGCTTTCCAACTGATCCTTTCCTACTTTTGCTCCCCAGGAGGCAAGCATGCGCTTTAATCCCTTCACATATAGAGTGCGACTCCCCGCTTGCCCCATTTTTTAACTCCCTGCCGTACTTACCGCTCCTCGCAGATAGCCTTCTTTCAGGCCGGGCCCTTTCACCGAGCGGTGTCCTTCACCGAGTCCCCTGTTTcaggtccctgttcgggcgccacCTATGACGGGCCAGCCGTCACAGAATCGAACGAGGTCCCTGAACGGGGGGTGAGGATgaatgagaaacacaaatgtgTGCGGGAGGACTGGTGCTCCAAAGCGTCACCAGCCCCGAGTTTATTGTGCTCATGCCTTATATACCAGTAATCTCAGGGTTGCAAAGCAAATTCCATGAAAACCACTTTGTGCAACAAATTAGACATACCTATCAGCACATCCTGTTCTGCCGACACACATAAGAACATCTTGAACTCCCCTGTCCTTGACCCATTGTTCCTCCAGAGAGGGAGCATGATATGCTTGCAAGCTTCCTTGCAATCGGCCTCCCACAGAAAAGCTGTGAGCCCTTTCGGTGTCTGCTGTTGGAAGTCAACTCTTACCCAGGACTCATTCCCTTCCCTGTGCCTTTTCAGTATATCTCCCTCGCACTGTTGCCAGGGAAACCTCAACTCTTCCTAGAAAGAATGGCCATGGTCCTGGAGGCCAAGAGGGTCCCCTTCACTGAGGAGTGTTGAGACCTCTGCAGATGTCACAGGAAGGAGACCCTCTGTGGGAGACCCACAGGAAGGAGCAAGCCAGCACTGCTCAAGGAAGAGGCAGTAGTACTGTAAGACTGCTGGTGTGATGgctgcgagtgtgtgtgtgtgtgtgtgtgtgtgtgtgtgtgtgtgtgtgtttgttgagAGGGCTGTAGGGATGGTTATCCTTCTGTTCAGGTGTTTAGAATCAATGCTGAGTCCAGCTCCAGTTTCCACAGGAGACTGACCCCAGGACCAAAACACCCTCCACCTCTCCCAGTACTGTTTGGCTTTGTGGGACAAATGCTTGTGAGAAACCAGTAAGACAGCTCTTGGAGATGCCTCTAGCTCTTCTGACTTGCTGGGACCTGCTTATCCCTCACCCCTGAGCTAGTCTCTGTTGTTGGCACAGCCCCAACCTTGCTGGGACAATCCCCCTCCTGGAAACAAGAAAGGAGCGTGGGTGGGAATCACTGGGCGTCCATGTGAGACCACCCTCTATCATACCTTTCTTAAGGAGTGGCAGCAGATGGCGGGCTCTGAGCCCCCATTGTACGTTCCCCTAAACATAACTCACGTTCCCCATGGAGGCAATACAGCATGTGGCTGCATCACTGGCTTTGGAACCAGGCAGCTGTGGGGTGTGGTCCTAGCTTCCTGTGTCACAGGCTGCATGGCCTGGGGGAGGTGACTTCATCTTCTGAGCATCAGCTGCCTTCATTAGAGAGGAGGTGTACCAGTACCTGCTTTATACGATGTTCAGAGGTTTAGATGAGCTGCAGGGAAAGTGTAAGCTCAATGCCCAGCATCaggtaaatactcagtaaataggAGCGTGACTGTCACTCATTTACCCCTTTGCCCAGGGGCCATTCCATTTCCTGCAGGCATCTTCTGCCAGCCAAAACCCAGCATCCTTGAAGCAGACCAGGGTGGGGGGGGCTGTTCTTAGTTTTCAGAGAGTCCTCAGCCAAGTTCAAGACCTGCTCTCCCTAATACTGGGGACAGTCTGTCCTACTCACCATCTCATTCCTCGTACGTGCCACGGGCAGGTCCTCCAGGTTGTGGGGGGAGTTTGACAGAGGGACCGCATTCTGTAGGACAGGATCAAATCTCAAGGACAGATCAAATCAGAAGTCAGAGACCACCTTTCCATTTGAGATCCCTGTCCAATCACAGGTGTGATTCTGGGGCTCCCAGGTGGTCACCTGGGAAAGGGCAGAGGCCCTACTCTCATGGAGATTGTGTTCAAAGGGACGCATCACGTGTCTGTCCTGGGGATCGTGTGTTTGACTGCTTTGCACTTGGAACGGTTTGCTGGCACAGGCTGCTGTGTGTTCAGTGTTCACAGTCTGCCTGGACTTGTTGGGGTGGTTGGCAACAGCTGTCCTCTTTTTGGTCAACGACACACCTGGGAACTTGGCAGGACACACACCGCTCTCCGTCCCAGATCCAGGGCTTATTCATAGTTTACACACATGTTCGGCCCCAGTGACAATGGCACTAGTTATCCGGCACTTTCCCAAGAAGCGCTTTGAGTTAGGTACTTTTCCAGGTACCTGAAACGGATCCCTTTAACCACCAGGCATTTTAACTTTAACCATCTTTGGTGGAACTCTTTCAAAGATGTACTGTATGCTTTATGTCccattattttgaacaaattagGTGGAATATAATCCCAGTGGTTAGAGATGCTCAATACGACTGTCAGTCCCATCGTAAAGTACGTAGCATTGCCCCCGGGGACTTGCGCTGTCGTAGCTTGCTGCtctttttgtagttgagccttccCACCTCCTGTCCTGGGCTCAGCTTTTGTTCTTC is from Rhinolophus ferrumequinum isolate MPI-CBG mRhiFer1 chromosome 5 unlocalized genomic scaffold, mRhiFer1_v1.p scaffold_110_arrow_ctg1, whole genome shotgun sequence and encodes:
- the LOC117019182 gene encoding calmodulin-like; translated protein: MARLPPELCSHTDAASSQLLVPSSDRSPSSWLAASNMAEELSKEQVADFKAAFNRFDKDGDGTINVQELGDVMRTLGQNPSEAELKDIIARVDTDGDGAISFQEFLAEMVKRMKSWGGEQDMKHVFRAFDLDGDGYITVDELKKAMVQVGEKLSQEELEAMIKEADVDQDGKVNYEEFARMLTEK